The following coding sequences lie in one Anomalospiza imberbis isolate Cuckoo-Finch-1a 21T00152 chromosome 17, ASM3175350v1, whole genome shotgun sequence genomic window:
- the DBNDD2 gene encoding dysbindin domain-containing protein 2 isoform X1, producing MSGPGAQSRSRRLPADMEQAQRNLDAEQMQQQQLKLRDRQKFFEEVFQHDVDFFFPMSHLQIEHRRPPLGSISSMEVNVDMLEQMDVLDLSDQDTVDVFLGCGTEESSISGSLPGADASQCPEEITLQVPKAAESKSRISSTSSASTDLNSLDTSEEGAETPVVQSDEEDLQEDSPKEQVVRS from the exons ATGTCGGGGCCCGGGGCGCAGAGCCGCAGCCGGCGGCTGCCCG ctgacatGGAGCAGGCCCAGAGGAACCTGGATGCAGAgcaaatgcagcagcagcagctgaaactGCGGGACCGGCAGAAGTTCTTTGAGGAGGTTTTCCAGCATGATGTGGATTTCTTCTTCCCAATGTCTCACCTGCAGATAGAGCACCGGAGAC CCCCCTTAGGCAGCATTTCCTCCATGGAGGTGAACGTGGACATGCTGGAGCAGATGGATGTGCTGGACCTGTCAGACCAGGACACTGTGGATGTGTTTCTGGGCTGTGGGACAGaggagagcagcatttctgggtCTCTGCCAG GGGCAGATGCTAGCCAGTGCCCAGAGGAGATCACCCTGCAAGTGCCCAAGGCAGCTGAGAGCAAGTCCCGCATTTCCTCCACGTCCTCTGCCTCCACGGATTTGAACAGCCTGGACACCAGCGAGGAGGGGGCCGAGACTCCCGTGGTGCAGTCGGATGAGGAGGACCTGCAGGAGGACAGTCCTAAAGAGCAGGTGGTGAGAAGCTag
- the LOC137484028 gene encoding neuritin-like, whose translation MGQRRGPAVLLLALGHLAGLLAAGPACADAYRGLSDCVLKLGDSMATYEEEEGIELQGLRRVCRYWDEFHTCALTVLWECQKEAAAVWEMLRRESQKNKFQGSLFNLCSPSMAQSSAWTRVPNISILSIPLIVTWLNL comes from the exons atggggcagcggcggggcccggccgtGCTGCTCCTCGCCCTGG GGCACCTGGCCGGGCTGCTGGCAGCGGGACCCGCCTGCGCCGACGCTTACCGCGGCCTCTCGGACTGCGTCCTCAAGCTGGGGGACAGCATGGCCACGtacgaggaggaggagggcatCGAGCTGCAGGGGCTGCGCCGAGTCTGCAG GTATTGGGATGAATTCCACACCTGTGCCCTGACAGTGCTCTGGGAATGCcagaaggaagcagcagctgtcTGGGAGATGCTGAGAAGGGAGTCTcaaaaaaacaaatttcaagGCAGCTTGTTCAacctctgcagccccagcatgGCCCAAAGCTCTGCCTGGACCCGTGTTCCCAACATTTCCATCCTCAGCATCCCCCTCATCGTCACTTGGCTGAACTTATAA
- the DBNDD2 gene encoding dysbindin domain-containing protein 2 isoform X2, with protein MNADMEQAQRNLDAEQMQQQQLKLRDRQKFFEEVFQHDVDFFFPMSHLQIEHRRPPLGSISSMEVNVDMLEQMDVLDLSDQDTVDVFLGCGTEESSISGSLPGADASQCPEEITLQVPKAAESKSRISSTSSASTDLNSLDTSEEGAETPVVQSDEEDLQEDSPKEQVVRS; from the exons ATGAATG ctgacatGGAGCAGGCCCAGAGGAACCTGGATGCAGAgcaaatgcagcagcagcagctgaaactGCGGGACCGGCAGAAGTTCTTTGAGGAGGTTTTCCAGCATGATGTGGATTTCTTCTTCCCAATGTCTCACCTGCAGATAGAGCACCGGAGAC CCCCCTTAGGCAGCATTTCCTCCATGGAGGTGAACGTGGACATGCTGGAGCAGATGGATGTGCTGGACCTGTCAGACCAGGACACTGTGGATGTGTTTCTGGGCTGTGGGACAGaggagagcagcatttctgggtCTCTGCCAG GGGCAGATGCTAGCCAGTGCCCAGAGGAGATCACCCTGCAAGTGCCCAAGGCAGCTGAGAGCAAGTCCCGCATTTCCTCCACGTCCTCTGCCTCCACGGATTTGAACAGCCTGGACACCAGCGAGGAGGGGGCCGAGACTCCCGTGGTGCAGTCGGATGAGGAGGACCTGCAGGAGGACAGTCCTAAAGAGCAGGTGGTGAGAAGCTag